Proteins encoded in a region of the Zea mays cultivar B73 chromosome 4, Zm-B73-REFERENCE-NAM-5.0, whole genome shotgun sequence genome:
- the LOC109946095 gene encoding uncharacterized protein isoform X2, translated as MVSFYIPNSEDEGPATSSVILKFELIYIPTLGNAWTDVQDSSDDTDLIPVHEFRIPHRALLGLHSYCPVHFDALHSALVDLTIHIVYLKAAVTKSSLKPLEQSFGSKSYGIVKASLISREILLEEVKKISNAVGSTLEDLDRTDLTLGKYETVQPSKSASPSYSYGQGTPTKCSPQMTGILRDFLESSGVVVGSTDDILLYTLSEEELFELFQIVSSQLSFIWNEFLKFHRTHKDKVMGYLHDMWDINRKAEWSIWIIHSKIEIPHRYLRSMNDDSPRHLIRISSSRKVHHDPIQNSMSQAELHRKSIAQMKHVMVIPQHCSSKDFLTDASEPARTIVPPPLLQGQSLGEETCGFKSGRILRAVIFVHGFQGHHLDLRLVKNQWLLLDPGAECLLSQINEDRTSGDFKEMGRRLANEVVAFLKRKVDKYSRNGGCKEIKLSFVGHSIGNIILRSALTEPKLQPFLKNLYTYMSISGPHLGYWYSPNSLFNSGLWLMKRLKGMQCMHQLTFSDDHDPQNTFFYKLCKLKTLENFKNIILVSSPQDGYVPYHSARIDLCHASSSDNSKRGQVFTEMLNNCLDQIRAPTSETRVFMRCDVIFDQSAQGRNLNTMIGRAAHIEFLENDIYARFIMWSFPELFR; from the exons ATGGTGTCCTTCTACATACCCAACAGCGAAGACGAG GGTCCAGCAACTTCTTCTGTTATATTGAAGTTCGAGCTCATATATATCCCAACACTGGGGAATGCATG GACTGACGTTCAAGATTCAAGTGATGATACAGATTTGATCCCTGTCCATGAATTTAGGATCCCACATAGAGCACTCCTAGGCTTACACTCGTATTGCCCTGTCCATTTTGACGCATTACACTCGGCGCTAGTGGATCTGACAATACACATTGTCTACCTGAAAGCTGCTGTGACTAAATCATCACTGAAG CCGCTGGAACAAAGTTTTGGCTCAAAGTCATATGGTATTGTGAAAGCATCACTAATATCTAGGGAAATACTTCTTGAAGAAGTGAAGAAGATCAGTAATGCTGTTGGTAGCACTCTTGAGGATTTGGATCGCACTGACTTAACCCTTGGTAAATATGAGACAGTTCAACCATCAAAGTCAGCTTCGCCCAGTTACAGTTATGGGCAGGGTACGCCCACAAAGTGTAGTCCCCAGATGACTGGCATCTTACGTGATTTTCTTGAG AGTTCTGGGGTTGTGGTTGGAAGCACTGATGATATCTTGCTGTATACTCTATCTGAGGAAGAATTGTTTGAACTATTTCAAATTGTCAGCAGCCAACTCTCATTTATATGGAATGAGTTCTTGAAATTCCATAG GACACATAAAGACAAGGTAATGGGTTATTTGCATGATATGTGGGATATTAATCGGAAAGCAGAATGGTCAATATGGATTATTCATTCAAAGATTGAGATTCCACATCGCTATTTGAGAAGCATGAATGACGACTCTCCTCGCCATTTGATTCGGATTTCCAGTTCAAGAAAGGTCCATCATGAT CCTATACAAAATTCGATGTCACAGGCTGAACTGCACAGGAAAAGTATAGCACAAATGAAG CATGTCATGGTTATTCCGCAACATTGTTCTAGCAAGGATTTTCTAACAGATGCTTCAGAACCAGCTCGTACTATTGTGCCACCACCTCTACTACAAGGACAATCATTGGGGGAAGAAACTTGTGGTTTCAAGAGTGGACGCATTTTACGAGCTGTCATTTTTGTGCATGGATTTCAG GGGCATCATCTGGATTTACGTCTTGTTAAGAACCAATGGCTTTTGCTTGATCCTGGGGCTGAGTGCCTATTGTCTCAGATAAATGAGGATAGAACGTCTGGGGATTTTAAAGAAATGGGTAGAAGGCTCGCTAATGAAGTAGTGGCATTCCTCAAAAGGAAGGTGGACAAGTACTCCAGAAATGGAGGTTGCAAAGAGATTAAGCTCAGTTTTGTCGGTCATTCTATTGGGAACATTATCCTCAGAAGTGCCCTCACAG AACCCAAATTGCAGCCATTTTTGAAGAACCTGTATACATACATGTCCATATCGGGACCTCACTTGGGTTACTGGTACAGCCCAAATTCTCTGTTCAACTCTGGCCTCTGGCTCATGAAACGGCTCAAGGGCATGCAGTGCATGCATCAGCTCACTTTCAGTGATGACCACGACCCACAGAACACGTTCTTTTACAAGCTCTGCAAG CTGAAGACACTGGAGAACTTCAAGAACATCATCCTGGTATCGTCACCGCAG gatggttACGTCCCATACCATTCAGCAAGAATCGACCTCTGCCACGCCTCGTCGTCAGATAACTCGAAACGCGGGCAGGTGTTCACTGAGATGCTGAACAATTGCTTGGACCAGATCCGGGCACCAACGTCGGAAACTCGGGTATTCATGCGTTGTGACGTGATATTCGACCAGTCCGCCCAAGGACGGAACCTGAACACCATGATCGGCAGAGCTGCGCACATAGAGTTCCTGGAGAACGACATCTATGCAAGGTTCATCATGTGGTCCTTCCCAGAGTTGTTTCGGTGA
- the LOC109946095 gene encoding protein FAM135A isoform X3, with the protein MTGILRDFLESSGVVVGSTDDILLYTLSEEELFELFQIVSSQLSFIWNEFLKFHRTHKDKVMGYLHDMWDINRKAEWSIWIIHSKIEIPHRYLRSMNDDSPRHLIRISSSRKVHHDPIQNSMSQAELHRKSIAQMKINTPSVQDMHIYADPSCIPVVRIEQHVMVIPQHCSSKDFLTDASEPARTIVPPPLLQGQSLGEETCGFKSGRILRAVIFVHGFQGHHLDLRLVKNQWLLLDPGAECLLSQINEDRTSGDFKEMGRRLANEVVAFLKRKVDKYSRNGGCKEIKLSFVGHSIGNIILRSALTEPKLQPFLKNLYTYMSISGPHLGYWYSPNSLFNSGLWLMKRLKGMQCMHQLTFSDDHDPQNTFFYKLCKLKTLENFKNIILVSSPQDGYVPYHSARIDLCHASSSDNSKRGQVFTEMLNNCLDQIRAPTSETRVFMRCDVIFDQSAQGRNLNTMIGRAAHIEFLENDIYARFIMWSFPELFR; encoded by the exons ATGACTGGCATCTTACGTGATTTTCTTGAG AGTTCTGGGGTTGTGGTTGGAAGCACTGATGATATCTTGCTGTATACTCTATCTGAGGAAGAATTGTTTGAACTATTTCAAATTGTCAGCAGCCAACTCTCATTTATATGGAATGAGTTCTTGAAATTCCATAG GACACATAAAGACAAGGTAATGGGTTATTTGCATGATATGTGGGATATTAATCGGAAAGCAGAATGGTCAATATGGATTATTCATTCAAAGATTGAGATTCCACATCGCTATTTGAGAAGCATGAATGACGACTCTCCTCGCCATTTGATTCGGATTTCCAGTTCAAGAAAGGTCCATCATGAT CCTATACAAAATTCGATGTCACAGGCTGAACTGCACAGGAAAAGTATAGCACAAATGAAG ATTAACACGCCGTCTGTTCAAGATATGCATATTTATGCTGATCCTTCATGTATACCTGTTGTCCGCATAGAGCAGCATGTCATGGTTATTCCGCAACATTGTTCTAGCAAGGATTTTCTAACAGATGCTTCAGAACCAGCTCGTACTATTGTGCCACCACCTCTACTACAAGGACAATCATTGGGGGAAGAAACTTGTGGTTTCAAGAGTGGACGCATTTTACGAGCTGTCATTTTTGTGCATGGATTTCAG GGGCATCATCTGGATTTACGTCTTGTTAAGAACCAATGGCTTTTGCTTGATCCTGGGGCTGAGTGCCTATTGTCTCAGATAAATGAGGATAGAACGTCTGGGGATTTTAAAGAAATGGGTAGAAGGCTCGCTAATGAAGTAGTGGCATTCCTCAAAAGGAAGGTGGACAAGTACTCCAGAAATGGAGGTTGCAAAGAGATTAAGCTCAGTTTTGTCGGTCATTCTATTGGGAACATTATCCTCAGAAGTGCCCTCACAG AACCCAAATTGCAGCCATTTTTGAAGAACCTGTATACATACATGTCCATATCGGGACCTCACTTGGGTTACTGGTACAGCCCAAATTCTCTGTTCAACTCTGGCCTCTGGCTCATGAAACGGCTCAAGGGCATGCAGTGCATGCATCAGCTCACTTTCAGTGATGACCACGACCCACAGAACACGTTCTTTTACAAGCTCTGCAAG CTGAAGACACTGGAGAACTTCAAGAACATCATCCTGGTATCGTCACCGCAG gatggttACGTCCCATACCATTCAGCAAGAATCGACCTCTGCCACGCCTCGTCGTCAGATAACTCGAAACGCGGGCAGGTGTTCACTGAGATGCTGAACAATTGCTTGGACCAGATCCGGGCACCAACGTCGGAAACTCGGGTATTCATGCGTTGTGACGTGATATTCGACCAGTCCGCCCAAGGACGGAACCTGAACACCATGATCGGCAGAGCTGCGCACATAGAGTTCCTGGAGAACGACATCTATGCAAGGTTCATCATGTGGTCCTTCCCAGAGTTGTTTCGGTGA
- the LOC103654637 gene encoding uncharacterized protein, with the protein MYASRSRHFLLSVRTANHGILLRSPTSYVSPTGCGVSAQRHYNHQQREDEWEESKAVKVTVWWDFQRCRLPRRASPRHLSPRVTEALRCAGIRGPVEITAFGDVSHIPLTEQEALADTGVILSHVPSSGKDGCGRSFMSDLISWIAQNPPPSHFFLLSGDKDFTNILHRLRMSNYNVLLSCPDSGSKMLRSAATYLWTWEDLATGVDLKPKYLNHPPDGLSNSWYGQYSEPGRDFLLKPKNPMALPRKTKEPKVPRFAVVGIKRVLWFYPQGISVSELRKELKRINVYIDASAFGFKDFSAFLLSMSDVVKFIDPLPDDGGPAVVGVFKRSEDSAQSHIQEKCHKEGESEEPSPRPKKRTLQVEVPSSPPDESSRDNRKAPGSTQRPEPPSIHVEADVTRTVEVPSPPSDSPCMDQRNDVAVDPVMQTERPVNLMEADKANAAGGPSSSGGQGNISKKRGFLERISSLWNGQKD; encoded by the exons ATGTACGCCTCGCGCTCCCGCCACTTTCTCCTCAGCGTTCGAACCGCCAACCATGGCATCCTCCTCCGCAGCCCGACCTCCTACGTGTCCCCTACCGGGTGCGGCGTCAGCGCGCAGCGGCACTACAACCACCAGCAGCGGGAGGACGAGTGGGAGGAGTCCAAGGCGGTGAAGGTGACGGTCTGGTGGGACTTCCAGAGGTGCCGCCTCCCTCGCCGCGCCAGCCCGCGCCACCTCTCCCCGCGCGTCACGGAAGCGCTGCGGTGCGCCGGCATCCGAGGGCCCGTCGAGATCACCGCCTTCGGCGACGTCAGCCACATCCCGCTCACCGAGCAGGAGGCGCTCGCTGACACCGGCGTCATCTTGTCGCACGTCCCTTCCA GTGGAAAAGATGGTTGTGGCCGATCATTCATGTCTGATCTTATCTCTTGGATTGCTCAGAACCCTCCTCCATCTCATTTCTTCCTTCTATCGGGGGATAAAGACTTCACAAACATCCTGCATCGTCTTAGGATGAGCAATTATAACGTATTGCTTTCTTGCCCTGATTCTGGCTCCAAGATGTTACGCAGTGCAGCAACTTATTTGTGGACATGGGAGGATCTAGCTACAGGGGTGGATCTCAAACCCAAATATTTAAATCATCCACCTGATGGTTTATCCAATTCTTGGTATGGTCAATACAGTGAACCTGGTCGTGACTTTCTCCTGAAACCAAAGAACCCCATGGCTTTACCAAGGAAAACCAAGGAACCTAAGGTTCCCAGATTCGCTGTCGTTGGAATTAAGAGAGTGCTGTGGTTTTATCCTCAAGGGATCAGTGTTTCGGAACTAAGAAAAGAGCTTAAAAGGATTAATGTGTATATTGATGCAAGTGCATTTGGCTTCAAAGATTTCTCTGCTTTTCTCCTCTCCATGTCTGATGTTGTGAAATTTATAGATCCTCTACCAGATGATGGAGGTCCTGCTGTGGTTGGGGTTTTCAAGAGATCTGAGGATTCTGCTCAAAGTCACATTCAAGAAAAATGCCACAAGGAAGGTGAGAGTGAGGAGCCATCACCACGTCCAAAAAAGAGAACTCTTCAAGTGGAAGTCCCATCATCCCCACCAGATGAGTCATCTAGAGACAACAGGAAAGCACCTGGGTCTACTCAACGACCGGAGCCACCTTCCATACATGTGGAAGCTGATGTTACTCGGACTGTGGAAGTTCCATCACCACCGTCTGATTCACCATGTATGGACCAAAGGAATGATGTAGCTGTTGATCCTGTTATGCAAACAGAACGACCAGTCAACTTGATGGAAGCTGATAAGGCGAATGCTGCTGGTGGTCCTTCCTCGTCAGGGGGGCAAGGTAATATCAGCAAGAAAAGGGGTTTCTTGGAACGCATATCATCTTTATGGAATGGCCAAAAGGATTAG